The window GAGTTGGTGGAGGTTGTTCACGGACAGGGCCAGGAAGACGTTGTCGTTGACATCGTAGATGCCGCCGACACGGCCGGTGACGTTTACCTTGCTCTCACCGCGGAATCGCCAGTAACGAAGGCCGCCATAAGCGGAAAGGCCAGGCGCCTCCGGCACCAGCGTGGGTTTCGCCGGATGGTCGAGCGTAATCTCCAGCGCCGCTTCAACCGCCTGTTGAACGGCGGGGTCATAGCGGAATGAGCCGGCCAGGCGGCGCAGGAGCGCCGGGTCACGGTCTGTGCCCATTCCGGACGTATAAAGGAGAAGGGCTTGGGCGGTCAGGCCGCCCAGTTCGCCGCGGGTGAACTGGCGTGTGGCCTGAAAATCCCGGGCGGCATATCCGGGCAGCAACCCGTCTACCGCCAATGACGACAGCGCCATATACTCCCACCGCTCCCAGGGGATAATATCCATCAGATGCTCGTTGTACGAGCCGTGTGTGGCGGCGGGCGCGCGGGGAGCCTCACGGGGCGGGTTTGTCTTCGGGGCGGAAACGGGAAGCTGGTCCGCGGACGGAAGCTGGACGTCGTCGAGAACCTGTACCGTCGCTCCCTCCACGGTGGACACGCGTCCCGTGGCGGACTCGTTTTCCACCTTCGTCAGCACGATGCTGCCGACCTTCACACCGGAGTGGAGCACGGGGAGTTCCTGCCCCACGGTCAGGCCGGCATTGGCCCCGGCGCCGATCACGGCTGTGTCCGCGGCGGGCATGGATGTGATGGACGCGTTGCTGCCCTCAGTGTGTCCGGGCGCGGCGAAAAACGGGTACAGAATCGCGATCGCCAGGATACGCAGGATGCCATGATGGCGCATTAATATGCTCCTCTACCAAAAAGAACGGCTGGAATAGTACGGAGGAGAATGGATAGGTCCTGCTTAATGGAGCACTTGTTGATGTACTCGAGGTCCATCCTCATCCATTGCTCAAAGGATATGTTGCTGCGTCCGCTGATTTGCCAGATGCAGGTGATCCCGGGGGTGACGCTGAGGCGGGGAAGCATCCAGTCCTCGTATTTTTCAACCTCCGAGGGAATCGGCGGCCGCGGCCCCACCAGGGTCATCTCGCCTTTGAGTACGTTGATGAGTTGGGGCAGTTCGTCAATGCTGCCCTTGCGTATCCATGAGCCAACGCGGGTAACGCGTGGGTCATTCCGGATCTTGAACACCGGACCGTCCACTTCGTTCAGGTGCGCTATCTCATCACGCCTCTTTTCGGCATCGGCGGTCATCGAACGGAATTTGAGACAGTAGAACGGACGATGGTTCCTGCCCACGCGGACCTGCCTGAAGAAAATGGGGCCGCGGGAGTCGATCTTGATAGCGATAGCCACCAGAAGGAGGAGCGGGGAAAGAACGACGAGCCCGACGGAGCAGAGGACAACGTCTATGACACGCTTCGCGAGGAGATAACCGCGCGCAAGCGGGACGGGAGGGCCGGGCGGCTTCGCCCGACTGAGGTTTGGGGATTCCGGGACGGCGTCGCTCCTCGGGGCATCGTACCGTTTGCGGAACGGCATCTTCAGGAGGGGTCCGATCCGCATCTGTTTATCCATTCCGCGGCTTCCATCAATGAATTGAATATGTGGTCGGGAGGAGACGGCCAACGTTTCACCTCTTCCGCGGGCGTGAGGCCCGTGGCGACCGTGATGACGGCGCATCCGGCGGCTCTTCCGGCGCGGGCGTCGATTTCGGTGTCTCCAATGAAGAAACTATGAGCCAGGTCCAGGTCATAATCCCGGGCGGCCTGGGAGAGCATACCGGGCAAGGGTTTGCGGCATGCACAACGGTCTTCGTCGCGGTGCGGGCATACGTAGAAGGCAGTGATGTCGCCGCCCGCCTGCTGAATAACCGACCGTATGCGTTGGTGTATCTCGCTCACGTCGGTCATCGTGTAAAGGCCACGAGCGATTCCACTCTGGTTTGTGATTACCACGATGGGCCAGCCGGCATTCGAGAGGGCGGCGACTGCCTGGGGGACGCCGGGCAGCCAGCGAAGCTGTGAAACGTTTCGGATGTAGTCTCCCTTGACACCAACATTGATGACGCCGTCTCGGTCCAGAAATATGGCTGGCCTGGGCATTCAGGGTTTCACCTTGTTCAGCCGCTCCGCGTACATGGACTGATAATACGCCCGGTACTCGCCGGATTTCAAGGGTTCCCACCAGTCACGACGCTCGACATACCAGGCGATGGTGGACGCAAGGCCTTCGGTGAATTCGATGGCTGGCGACCACCCAAGTTCGCGGATTGCGTCCGAGCAGATTGAGTAGCGACGATCGTGGCCCGGCCGGTCGCTTACCCGGCGAATCAGCGTCTCATCCTTACCCAGATGAGTGAGTATCTGCTGGGTAATCTCCCGGTTCGAACGCTCGTTTCCCCCGTCGATATTGTAAACTGCTCCCGCCAGTCCCTTTCTAAGCGCCAGGTCGATACCGCGGCAATGGTCGTCCACGTGGATCCAGTCGCGGACGTTCGCTCCGTCCCCGTAAAGCGGTAGAGATTGGTCGTCCAAAGCGTTGGTTATGAAGAGGGGAATCAGTTTCTCCGGGTACTGGAAGGGGCCGTAGTTATTCGAGCCGCGCGTGATGACCGTGTCCAAGCCATAGGTCGTTCCGAAGGCCATCACCATCATCTCGCCGCCCGCCTTTCCGGCGGAGTATGGCGAAGAGGGCGCCAGGCGATCGGTTTCGCGGAACGAGCCGCTCTCGATACTGCCGTAGACCTCGTCGGTCGAGACTTGCAGGAAGCGTTGAACGCCCGCCGATCGGGCCGCTTCCAACAGGACGAACGTCCCCTTGACGTCGGTTTCGATGAAGGACGCCGGGTCCATGAGCGAGCGGTCTACATGGGTTTCCGCCGCGAAGTTCAGTACGGCGTCTATTCCGGACATCGCCCCTTCGACGGCTTCGGCGTCGCAGATGTCGGCGTGAAGAAACCGGTATCGCGGGTTGTCCGCTACCGCTTCGAGGTTGCGGAGGTTGCCCGCATAGGTGAGTTTGTCCAGCACCAGCACCGAATCATCCGGGTGGGTGGCAAGCGCCATTTTCACGTAGTGGGAACCGATAAAACCGGCCCCGCCTGTTACGAGGAGTTTCAAACAGCATCTCCAGCGGCCCCCGTTGGCGCCGCGACGGTCGATTTCAGGCCACAGTACAGCGGGAACAGCGTCAGGTGATCTTGACGTCCCAGTTGTAGGGAATGCCCGGGTCGTCCCACGGACGGCGGAACTCATCGGGTTGCTGGCGGTCGTATAGGTTGTCCGTGAAGTTCAGCAGCAGGCATGGCCCATCACCGAGGCATTTGTAACCGTGAAGGATACCGATGGGGATGACAAGGGTGACATGGTTGTCATCACCCATAAACACTTCCTGCACCTCGCCGAACGTGGGGCTGTCTTCGCGGGCGTCGTAAAGGACCGCCTTGATCATCCCGCTGATGACGCACCAGATATCGTTCTGGCGGGCGTGGTAGTGCCACGCCCGGATGATGCCGGGGTAGGACTTGCTCACGTAGACCTGTGCGAAATGCTGGAAATGGGGGTCGGATTCGCGCAGGATCTCCATGAGGAAACCGCGTTCGTCCGCGTTGGGCTTCAGTGGGGCAATTGTGACGCCGTCGATCATATGAGCTCTATCCTGGAATCGTCGCCGAGTGTGAAACGGTAGACGCGCGGCCGGCTGTCCACGCGTGTGAGGTGTACGTCCCTGGCAATCAGAGAATCCGCCATCCGGCCGTCAAGGTTCCGGACGGTTGTGTTGTCGAGGATGATGGAATGCTCCATCTCCACGTTTTCCAGCGTCACGTTGTTCGCGATGCTGCTGTACGGGCCGATGAACGCATTCGAGATGCGGCAGTTCCGGCCGATGACGACCGGTCCGCGAACGGTGGTGTTCGTCAGGACCGTTCCCTCGCCGATCTGCACCCGGCCAACGGCTTGCGACGCGGCATCCATCGTACCGCCAATCAGCCTCGGCACGGTGTCCAGCACCGTCCGGTTGGCCTCCAGGATGTCATCCTTCTTCCCGGTGTCCAGCCACCAACCAGAGAGCTCGTGGCTCAGAACCCGTTCGCCCCGGTCGATGAGGTCTTGAATTGCATCGGTGATCTCGAGTTCGCCGCGCGCGGAGGGTTTGATGCGCGCGATGGACGCGTGGATCTCGGGAGTGAAAAGGTAGACACCCACGAGGGCCAGATTGGACTTTGGCTCGGCGGGCTTCTCTTCCAGCGCCGCGATTGTACCGTCCGGGTTCAAAAGCGCAACGCCGAAGTCACGCGGGTTTGAGACTTGCTTCAGCAGTATCTCCGCCGCGGGCTTCTCTCTCTTGAACTCCTCGACGAACCCGGCGACGCCACCCTCAATCAGGTTGTCCCCGAGATACATCACAAAGGAGCTGTCACCGAGGAAATCGCCGGCGATCGCCACTGCGTGGGCGAGCCCGAGCGGGGCATCCTGGTGAATGTAAGTAATCTGAACACCCCAGCGCGATCCGTCGCCCGTGGCCGCCATCACCTCCTCGCGGGTATCACCGACGATGATCCCTATGTTGGTGATCCCGGCGTCCCGGATGGCCTCGATGCCGTAGAACAGGATGGGCTTGTTGGCTACGGGCAGGAGTTGCTTTGCAGATGTGTATGTGATGGGGCGGAGGCGCTTCGCTTTTCCGCCGGATAGAATGAGTGCTTTCACGGCAAACTCCAGCGGTTGGGGAGGCGGCGAGCCTCCCCAACCGGAACCGCAGTTACATCAGGCTCCGGACTTCCGGGTTTTTCCGGCCGGCGCGCCGGATTCGGATGAGGCGGAATAGTGGCGATAGTCGGCGGACCTTGGGGCGTCGCCGCCGACGAGCACGACACCAATCAGTTGAGCGCGGCCCGAGGTGGTCAGCTTGGCCACCGCGCTGCGCGCTTCGTCCGGCGTAATGGTTCCCGCCTCGATAACAAGGATGGTTGAGGCCGCCAGGGAGGCGATGATGGCGGCATCGGAGACAACGCCGATGGGCGCGGTATCTATCACGACCAGATCGCCGACTTCGGCGAGGTCATCCAGAGCGGCGCCGAACCGACCGTTCTCGAGCAATTCGCTCGCGCCGGAGGACACGGTTCCGGCCGGCAGGACGTAAAGGCCCGGAATCCGGGTCGCCTGCCTGGCGTCGCGGGCCGGTGCGCCGGCGGACAGGACGTCCGCGAGCCCGGACGATGCATTTGAGCCGAAATAGGATGCCAGGCGCGGGCGCCGAAGGTCGGCGTCCATGGCCGTGATAGTGAGTCCGGCCTGCGCGAGCGATGCGGCGAGGTTGGCAACGACAGCGGATTTTGCGTCGCCGGCTCGTACCGCGGTCGCGGCGATCGATCTGGGTGGTGTATCTCCGCCGGCGAATCGAACCGATGAACGCAGAGACCGGAATCCCTCGGTGATCTCGGACGCCGGCTCGGACTCTACAATCAATACATTGCCGGCCGGGATTGCCGGGAGGTGGGCCAGAACCGGGAGTTTGAGTTCGCGCTGAACGTCCTCTGCGGTGCGCAGGTGTACGTCAATCGCGGAAAGGGCAAAGGCGCACAGGCAGCCAAGGAAGGCGCCAAGAAGGAACAGGGCAATTACATTGCGCATCCTGGGCGCGGATTTTTCGCCAGGCGCGGTGGCAACGGCGATGACGCGGGCATTTCCCTGACGGATAACGCGGTTGCTCTTGGCGTCGATGAGACGCTCATTAAGGTATTGGTATTCTCTTTCCGCGAGACTCTCCGCGCGCATCAGCCGGAGCATTCGCGCTTCTTTCCCGGGCAGTGCGGAAAAACGGTTGTCCATCTCGCCGATCAGCCGTCCCAACGCGGTCTGGCGAGCCTCCAGGCCGACAATTGTGGCCGCGAGATCAGCGGCTTTGCCCGCAAGCGCGAAATGGACCGGCTCGGGAGTGAACTGCTGCTCGATGGAATCCTTGAATTGAGCGTTCAGCCTGCGCTGAAGATTGGCTAACTGCGCTTTCGCGCTCATCACGGCGGGCCATTCGTCGGTAAAGCCCTGAGCGCGGAGGCCGGCCAATTCCGTTTCCGCTTTGATCAAGTCGGATCGGAGGCCCTCCTTAACGGCGTTCAGTTTGATGTTTGGCGCGATGACAAATCTCTGTTTCTGCGGGCCTCCAAGTTGCTGGAGCACGTTGCCTAGGCTGGCCCGAGCATCGGCGATCTCAACCCGCGCTTTGCCACGATCTGCATCAAGAGAGGCGGCTTCTTCGGCGGCGGATTTCAACTGGGTGGCAGAGTCCACCAGGCGGTTGGTCCGCTGGTACTCGGCCAACTGGTCTTCCCTGATGCGCAGTGTTCTTGAGGCGCCGGAGTTATCGTCGCCGATCTGGGCCTTGAGGAAACGCACGCTGCGTTCGTCATTGGCGACCTTGGTCATGCGGTCTTGCCAGACCATCACGGCAGCCATGGCGTTGGCGGCGAGGCGCGCCTGGTCCGCGGTCGGAGCGGTCTGCGTAATTGTAACGATGTCAGTGCCGGTCTCACCCTCTTTTGCGCTGACGTCCCACACGAGTTCCGACTTGCTCATGTGCTTGCCGTGCCACACATTCAGTCCGTCGCCGGCTTTCAGGATCGCATCCTGCTTTTCTTTTGGAGAGAGATTCAGCCAATCCACGTGGCCAGGACCGAATTCGAGGCCCTCCACGAACTTGGACGTCATGATGGTGCCGGCGTTTGTCAGTACTTCTGATGATGATTTCGACTGAGTGATGTTGCTGCCGCGCTTCTTGGCTGTGCCCGAAACCTCGTCCAGGTCACTCAGGATGCCGATGAGCTTGGCGGCGAGGGCGACCTTCGCATACTCGGAGAGTTTCGTCGAAGCCGGCGCGTCTGTTGCGCTGACCATAGAGGCGCCTGCTTCACCGGTGACGCCCAAAGACCCCAGCGCCTTCAACATCGCAGAATCAGCGAGTTGGCGCATATTCTCACGGACTGCGTGGTCGCTACGGCCAGGCCGCCCGTGAGACCAGCCGGAACTGAGGGCTGATGTATTCGCAATCCGCGCCAAAGTGTCCAGGTTCTTCCGAAGGGCGGGCGCCATCTTGATGACCTTGGTCTGCTGGAACGACTCGAGGCTGGCTGAGGGCTGATCATAGAGCGCGATACGAACCGGAGTTACATACTCCGAATCGAGAACGTCCGTCTGAATCACCGTGCTGATGTCGTCCAGGGTGGCGGAATCCGTCAGGTCGAGCGGAATACGAGGCGCGAGGTCGGTAAGCGCCCTGGCGATTTGCTGATAGCTGTTGGTTTCCACGAAGTGCGACGCCTGCTTGGTGGAAAGGGCAGACCCTGTGTTGAGGCCGCTGCCGAGGATACCGGCACCCATCCCGCTGATCGAATATCCAGACGGGCGTTCAACGAGGACTTCGCTGGTCGCCTTGAACGCTTTGGCCGATGTGTAGTAAGTGAAAGCTCCGGCGGCGAGACCCAGGATGGCGAAGGCGGCGACGACCTTCCAGCGCTTTGATATGACGCGTCCGTAGTCTCGAAGGGACAGATGCTGTTGTGGTTCCAAGGTTCCGCGGACCTCCTGAATGGGCTCTCGGGCGTCTGATGCCGGTTTCCAGTCGACACGACACGTCCACATCTTTATCGGGATGTAAACGTTGATTAGCGAGGACTGGGAGATGCTCCTATTCTACCATTCTTCCCGCAGGTGTTTCAAAGCGCTGAAGGGTGACGGTTGTGTGCGTGGAAGGCATCGTACGGATGGCACGGGCACGGGGCGAAAAACGGGCAGGCGCATCTGGCACGGGCAGGCGGCGCGATCGACGACGTATGGCGCTCATTGATGGCGCCGGCAGGGGCTTCGAGGCCGGTCGCGGATATATAAACGCGGATAGATAAACCTTGACTCGAAACCGCATTGGGTGGTAAGATTAGTTCGCTTATACTGCGTCGGCGCGGCTTGGGGCAGTGGTCTTCAAGCGGTGGC is drawn from Armatimonadota bacterium and contains these coding sequences:
- the gmhB gene encoding D-glycero-beta-D-manno-heptose 1,7-bisphosphate 7-phosphatase is translated as MPRPAIFLDRDGVINVGVKGDYIRNVSQLRWLPGVPQAVAALSNAGWPIVVITNQSGIARGLYTMTDVSEIHQRIRSVIQQAGGDITAFYVCPHRDEDRCACRKPLPGMLSQAARDYDLDLAHSFFIGDTEIDARAGRAAGCAVITVATGLTPAEEVKRWPSPPDHIFNSLMEAAEWINRCGSDPS
- a CDS encoding dTDP-4-dehydrorhamnose 3,5-epimerase family protein; amino-acid sequence: MIDGVTIAPLKPNADERGFLMEILRESDPHFQHFAQVYVSKSYPGIIRAWHYHARQNDIWCVISGMIKAVLYDAREDSPTFGEVQEVFMGDDNHVTLVIPIGILHGYKCLGDGPCLLLNFTDNLYDRQQPDEFRRPWDDPGIPYNWDVKIT
- a CDS encoding sugar transferase; translated protein: MDKQMRIGPLLKMPFRKRYDAPRSDAVPESPNLSRAKPPGPPVPLARGYLLAKRVIDVVLCSVGLVVLSPLLLLVAIAIKIDSRGPIFFRQVRVGRNHRPFYCLKFRSMTADAEKRRDEIAHLNEVDGPVFKIRNDPRVTRVGSWIRKGSIDELPQLINVLKGEMTLVGPRPPIPSEVEKYEDWMLPRLSVTPGITCIWQISGRSNISFEQWMRMDLEYINKCSIKQDLSILLRTIPAVLFGRGAY
- the rfbB gene encoding dTDP-glucose 4,6-dehydratase; the protein is MKLLVTGGAGFIGSHYVKMALATHPDDSVLVLDKLTYAGNLRNLEAVADNPRYRFLHADICDAEAVEGAMSGIDAVLNFAAETHVDRSLMDPASFIETDVKGTFVLLEAARSAGVQRFLQVSTDEVYGSIESGSFRETDRLAPSSPYSAGKAGGEMMVMAFGTTYGLDTVITRGSNNYGPFQYPEKLIPLFITNALDDQSLPLYGDGANVRDWIHVDDHCRGIDLALRKGLAGAVYNIDGGNERSNREITQQILTHLGKDETLIRRVSDRPGHDRRYSICSDAIRELGWSPAIEFTEGLASTIAWYVERRDWWEPLKSGEYRAYYQSMYAERLNKVKP
- a CDS encoding polysaccharide biosynthesis tyrosine autokinase, yielding MEPQQHLSLRDYGRVISKRWKVVAAFAILGLAAGAFTYYTSAKAFKATSEVLVERPSGYSISGMGAGILGSGLNTGSALSTKQASHFVETNSYQQIARALTDLAPRIPLDLTDSATLDDISTVIQTDVLDSEYVTPVRIALYDQPSASLESFQQTKVIKMAPALRKNLDTLARIANTSALSSGWSHGRPGRSDHAVRENMRQLADSAMLKALGSLGVTGEAGASMVSATDAPASTKLSEYAKVALAAKLIGILSDLDEVSGTAKKRGSNITQSKSSSEVLTNAGTIMTSKFVEGLEFGPGHVDWLNLSPKEKQDAILKAGDGLNVWHGKHMSKSELVWDVSAKEGETGTDIVTITQTAPTADQARLAANAMAAVMVWQDRMTKVANDERSVRFLKAQIGDDNSGASRTLRIREDQLAEYQRTNRLVDSATQLKSAAEEAASLDADRGKARVEIADARASLGNVLQQLGGPQKQRFVIAPNIKLNAVKEGLRSDLIKAETELAGLRAQGFTDEWPAVMSAKAQLANLQRRLNAQFKDSIEQQFTPEPVHFALAGKAADLAATIVGLEARQTALGRLIGEMDNRFSALPGKEARMLRLMRAESLAEREYQYLNERLIDAKSNRVIRQGNARVIAVATAPGEKSAPRMRNVIALFLLGAFLGCLCAFALSAIDVHLRTAEDVQRELKLPVLAHLPAIPAGNVLIVESEPASEITEGFRSLRSSVRFAGGDTPPRSIAATAVRAGDAKSAVVANLAASLAQAGLTITAMDADLRRPRLASYFGSNASSGLADVLSAGAPARDARQATRIPGLYVLPAGTVSSGASELLENGRFGAALDDLAEVGDLVVIDTAPIGVVSDAAIIASLAASTILVIEAGTITPDEARSAVAKLTTSGRAQLIGVVLVGGDAPRSADYRHYSASSESGAPAGKTRKSGA
- a CDS encoding glucose-1-phosphate thymidylyltransferase, giving the protein MKALILSGGKAKRLRPITYTSAKQLLPVANKPILFYGIEAIRDAGITNIGIIVGDTREEVMAATGDGSRWGVQITYIHQDAPLGLAHAVAIAGDFLGDSSFVMYLGDNLIEGGVAGFVEEFKREKPAAEILLKQVSNPRDFGVALLNPDGTIAALEEKPAEPKSNLALVGVYLFTPEIHASIARIKPSARGELEITDAIQDLIDRGERVLSHELSGWWLDTGKKDDILEANRTVLDTVPRLIGGTMDAASQAVGRVQIGEGTVLTNTTVRGPVVIGRNCRISNAFIGPYSSIANNVTLENVEMEHSIILDNTTVRNLDGRMADSLIARDVHLTRVDSRPRVYRFTLGDDSRIELI